From Megalobrama amblycephala isolate DHTTF-2021 linkage group LG24, ASM1881202v1, whole genome shotgun sequence, the proteins below share one genomic window:
- the her9 gene encoding hairy-related 9 produces MPADNMEKQTASPIAGAPASGSHTPDKPKNASEHRKSSKPIMEKRRRARINESLGQLKTLILDALKKDSSRHSKLEKADILEMTVKHLRNLQRVQMTAALSADTNVLSKYRAGFNECMNEVTRFLSTCEGVNTEVRSRLLNHLSGCLGQMMAMNYPQPAPSQQAHLAQPLHVQLPSTLPINGASMGSKLSPSEAVSPKVFGGFQLVPATDGQFAFLIPNPAFASATTPVIPLYANASVPVAVNASPVQASSAPTVASPVQGMTSFAGVSQAVSPVGVSAGAESNEPVWRPW; encoded by the exons ATGCCAGCCGATAATATGGAGAAGCAGACCGCATCACCTATTGCTGGTGCCCCTGCCAGTGGATCTCATACTCCGGACAAACCAAAGAATGCCAGCGAGCACAGAAAG TCTTCAAAGCCAATCATGGAGAAACGCCGCAGAGCGAGAATTAACGAGAGCCTTGGACAGCTGAAGACCCTGATACTCGATGCTCTTAAAAAAGAT AGCTCCAGACACTCTAAATTGGAGAAAGCAGATATTCTTGAGATGACAGTCAAGCACCTGCGCAATTTGCAGCGTGTTCAGATGACCG CGGCCCTGTCAGCTGACACAAACGTCCTCAGCAAATACCGCGCAGGATTCAACGAGTGCATGAACGAGGTGACTCGATTTCTCTCTACCTGCGAGGGGGTGAATACGGAGGTTAGGTCGCGACTTCTCAACCACCTGTCTGGTTGTTTGGGACAGATGATGGCCATGAACTACCCTCAACCTGCCCCATCTCAGCAGGCTCATTTGGCTCAGCCTCTTCACGTGCAGCTTCCTTCAACTTTGCCCATCAACGGCGCCTCAATGGGCTCCAAACTCAGTCCTTCAGAAGCGGTTTCACCTAAAGTCTTTGGAGGATTCCAGCTGGTGCCAGCCACCGACGGACAGTTTGCTTTTCTTATCCCCAACCCTGCTTTCGCTTCTGCTACAACCCCAGTCATTCCATTGTACGCAAACGCAAGTGTTCCAGTGGCTGTCAACGCCAGTCCCGTCCAGGCCAGCTCAGCTCCCACGGTGGCATCTCCCGTGCAGGGAATGACCTCCTTCGCGGGCGTTTCACAGGCCGTCAGTCCCGTTGGTGTTAGTGCCGGAGCAGAAAGCAATGAGCCGGTGTGGAGACCTTGGTAG